A genomic region of Candidatus Pseudomonas phytovorans contains the following coding sequences:
- a CDS encoding sulfite exporter TauE/SafE family protein encodes MEFVLYLLLGACAGVLAGLFGVGGGIIIVPVLVFSFTLQGFDASVLTHLAVGTSLATIVFTSINAVLEHHRKGAVQWPIFAWMTLGILLGAGVGAKTASLIQGPLLQKIIGVFALIIAAQMALDLKPKASRGIPGKPALIGAGGVIGWASAIFGIGGGSLTVPFLTWRSLPMQQAVATSSACGLPIAVASALSFMLLGWHEEHLPAHSLGYVYLPAMVGIAVTSMFFARFGARLAHKLSPRLLKRLFAALLFCVGLSFLI; translated from the coding sequence ATGGAATTCGTGCTCTATCTGCTGTTGGGCGCCTGTGCCGGTGTGCTGGCCGGGCTGTTCGGCGTGGGCGGTGGCATCATTATCGTGCCGGTGCTGGTGTTCAGCTTCACCCTGCAGGGCTTCGACGCTTCGGTGCTGACCCACCTGGCCGTCGGCACTTCACTCGCAACCATCGTGTTCACCTCGATCAACGCTGTGCTTGAGCACCACCGCAAGGGTGCAGTGCAATGGCCGATCTTTGCCTGGATGACCCTCGGCATCCTGCTAGGGGCCGGCGTCGGTGCCAAGACCGCCTCGCTGATCCAGGGCCCGTTGCTGCAAAAGATCATTGGTGTGTTTGCCTTGATCATCGCCGCACAGATGGCGCTGGACCTCAAACCCAAGGCCAGCCGCGGCATCCCCGGCAAACCCGCATTGATCGGGGCCGGTGGGGTGATTGGCTGGGCCTCGGCCATTTTCGGCATCGGCGGCGGTTCGCTGACGGTGCCGTTCCTGACCTGGCGCAGCCTGCCCATGCAGCAGGCGGTGGCCACATCTTCGGCGTGTGGCCTGCCGATTGCCGTAGCCAGTGCCCTGAGCTTCATGCTGTTGGGCTGGCACGAGGAGCACCTGCCGGCCCATAGCCTGGGCTATGTGTACCTGCCGGCGATGGTCGGCATTGCCGTGACCAGCATGTTTTTCGCCCGCTTTGGCGCGCGCCTGGCGCACAAGCTGTCGCCCCGTTTGTTGAAACGCCTGTTCGCAGCGCTGCTGTTCTGTGTCGGCCTCAGCTTTTTGATTTGA
- the ptsP gene encoding phosphoenolpyruvate--protein phosphotransferase — protein sequence MLNTLRKIVQEVNSAKDLKSALGIIVLRVKEAMGSQVCSVYLLDPETNRFVLMASEGLNKRSIGKVSMAPNEGLVGLVGTREEPLNLENAADHPRYRYFAETGEEKFASFLGAPIIHHRRVVGVLVIQQKERRQFDEGEEAFLVTMSAQLAGVIAHAEATGSIRGLGRQGKGIQEARFVGVPGSPGAAVGRAVVMLPPADLEVVPDKAVDDIDAELKLFQNALEGVRDDMRKLSAKLATQLRPEERALFDVYLMMLEDAALGGEVTEVIKTGQWAQGALRQVVGEHVSRFELMDDDYLRERASDVKDLGRRLLAYLQEARSQSLVYADNTILVSEELTPAMLGEVPEGKLVGLVSVLGSGNSHVAILARAMGIPTVMGLVDLPYSKVDGIELIVDGYKGEVFTNPSDVLRKQYSEVVEEERQLAQGLDALRELPCVTPDGHRMPLWVNTGLLADVARAQQRGAEGVGLYRTEVPFMINQRFPSEKEQLAIYREQLAAFHPLPVTMRTLDIGGDKALSYFPIKEENPFLGWRGIRVTLDHPEIFLVQTRAMLKASEGLNNLRILLPMISGIHELEEALHLIHRAWGEVRDEGTDVPMPPVGVMVEIPAAVYQTKELARQVDFLSVGSNDLTQYLLAVDRNNPRVADLYDYLHPAVLQALNTVVRDAHGEGKPVSICGEMAGDPAAAILLMAMGFDSLSMNATNLPKVKWMLRQVNMSKATELLADALSHDNPQVIHSSLNLALKNLGLARMIGPGANKTL from the coding sequence ATGCTCAATACGCTGCGCAAGATCGTCCAGGAAGTAAACTCCGCCAAAGATCTCAAGTCGGCGTTGGGGATCATTGTCTTGCGCGTCAAGGAGGCCATGGGCAGCCAGGTCTGCTCCGTCTACCTGCTGGACCCTGAAACCAACCGTTTCGTGCTGATGGCCAGCGAAGGCCTGAACAAGCGCTCCATCGGCAAGGTCAGCATGGCCCCCAACGAAGGCCTGGTTGGCCTGGTGGGTACCCGGGAAGAGCCGCTGAACCTGGAAAACGCTGCCGACCACCCGCGTTACCGCTATTTTGCCGAAACCGGTGAAGAAAAATTCGCCTCCTTCCTGGGTGCGCCGATCATTCACCACCGCCGCGTGGTCGGGGTGCTGGTCATTCAGCAAAAGGAGCGCCGCCAGTTCGACGAGGGCGAAGAAGCCTTCCTGGTCACCATGAGCGCCCAGCTCGCCGGGGTAATTGCCCACGCTGAAGCCACTGGCTCGATCCGTGGCCTGGGCCGCCAGGGCAAGGGTATCCAGGAAGCGCGCTTCGTCGGTGTGCCTGGCTCGCCTGGTGCGGCCGTGGGGCGCGCTGTGGTGATGCTGCCGCCCGCCGACCTTGAAGTGGTGCCGGACAAGGCCGTCGATGACATCGACGCTGAGCTCAAGCTGTTCCAGAACGCCCTTGAAGGCGTGCGCGACGACATGCGCAAGCTGTCGGCAAAGCTGGCAACCCAGCTGCGCCCTGAAGAGCGTGCGTTGTTCGATGTGTACCTGATGATGCTTGAAGACGCAGCACTGGGCGGCGAGGTGACCGAAGTCATCAAGACCGGCCAGTGGGCGCAGGGCGCCCTGCGCCAGGTGGTTGGCGAGCACGTCAGCCGCTTCGAGCTGATGGACGATGATTACCTGCGCGAGCGCGCCTCCGACGTCAAGGACCTTGGCCGCCGCCTGCTGGCCTACCTGCAGGAAGCCCGTTCGCAGTCGCTGGTGTATGCCGACAACACCATCCTGGTCAGTGAAGAGCTGACCCCGGCCATGCTCGGCGAAGTGCCGGAAGGCAAGCTGGTGGGCCTGGTCTCGGTATTGGGCTCGGGCAACTCGCACGTCGCCATTCTCGCTCGCGCCATGGGCATCCCCACGGTAATGGGCCTGGTCGACCTGCCGTACTCGAAAGTCGACGGTATTGAACTGATCGTCGACGGTTACAAAGGTGAGGTGTTCACCAACCCCAGCGATGTGCTGCGCAAGCAGTACAGCGAAGTGGTCGAGGAAGAGCGCCAACTGGCCCAGGGCCTGGATGCACTGCGCGAACTGCCGTGCGTTACCCCCGACGGCCACCGCATGCCGCTGTGGGTCAACACCGGCCTGCTGGCCGACGTGGCGCGTGCCCAGCAGCGCGGCGCCGAAGGGGTAGGCCTGTACCGCACCGAAGTGCCGTTCATGATCAACCAGCGCTTCCCCAGCGAAAAAGAGCAGCTGGCCATCTACCGCGAGCAACTGGCGGCCTTCCACCCGCTGCCGGTGACCATGCGTACCCTCGACATCGGGGGCGACAAGGCGCTTTCGTACTTCCCGATCAAGGAAGAAAACCCCTTCCTGGGTTGGCGCGGCATCCGTGTCACCCTCGACCACCCGGAAATCTTCCTGGTGCAGACCCGCGCCATGCTCAAGGCCAGCGAGGGCCTGAACAACCTGCGCATCCTGCTGCCGATGATTTCCGGCATCCACGAGCTGGAAGAGGCACTGCACCTGATTCACCGCGCCTGGGGCGAGGTGCGTGACGAAGGCACCGATGTGCCGATGCCGCCAGTGGGCGTGATGGTGGAAATTCCTGCGGCGGTGTACCAGACCAAGGAGCTGGCACGTCAGGTGGACTTCCTGTCGGTCGGCTCCAACGACCTGACCCAGTACCTGCTGGCGGTGGACCGCAACAACCCACGGGTTGCCGACCTGTACGACTACCTGCACCCGGCGGTGCTGCAAGCGCTGAACACGGTTGTGCGCGACGCCCATGGCGAAGGCAAGCCGGTGAGCATCTGCGGTGAGATGGCCGGTGACCCGGCGGCGGCAATCCTGCTGATGGCCATGGGCTTCGACAGCCTGTCGATGAACGCCACCAACCTGCCAAAGGTGAAGTGGATGCTGCGTCAGGTGAACATGAGCAAGGCCACTGAACTGCTGGCCGATGCCCTGAGCCATGACAACCCGCAGGTTATCCACAGCTCGCTGAATCTGGCCCTGAAAAACCTTGGGTTGGCGCGGATGATCGGGCCTGGGGCCAATAAAACCCTTTGA
- a CDS encoding thymidylate synthase, which translates to MKQYLDLVREVIENGTLQGNRTGIRTISMPGAMLRFDLQKGFPAITTRKLAFKSAIGEMVGFLRGVKNAGEFRELGCKVWDQNANENAHWLANPFRQGHDDLGEIYGVQWRQWPGYKRIALSNPAAIEMAEKAGFRRIAQDEEDGVAFVVLYKAIDQVRQCLDTIANDPGSRRILFHGWNCAQLDEMALPPCHLLYQFHPNVETKEISLTLYIRSNDLGLGTPFNLTEGAALLSLFGRLTGYTPRWFTYFIGDAHVYENHLDMLNEQLKREPLEAPKLVISDRVPAFAETGKYEPEWLEKIEPGDFWLEGYEHHAPMTAPMAV; encoded by the coding sequence ATGAAACAGTATCTAGATCTGGTCCGTGAAGTCATCGAGAACGGTACGTTGCAAGGCAATCGCACCGGCATCCGTACCATCAGCATGCCGGGCGCCATGCTGCGCTTCGACCTGCAGAAGGGCTTCCCGGCCATCACCACGCGCAAGCTGGCGTTCAAGTCGGCGATCGGCGAGATGGTCGGCTTCCTGCGGGGCGTGAAAAACGCCGGTGAATTCCGCGAGCTGGGCTGCAAGGTCTGGGACCAGAACGCCAACGAAAACGCCCATTGGCTGGCCAACCCGTTCCGCCAGGGCCATGACGACCTGGGTGAGATCTACGGTGTGCAATGGCGCCAGTGGCCGGGCTACAAGCGCATCGCGCTGAGCAACCCGGCGGCCATCGAAATGGCCGAGAAGGCCGGTTTCCGCCGTATCGCCCAGGACGAAGAGGACGGCGTTGCGTTCGTTGTCCTGTACAAGGCCATCGACCAGGTGCGCCAGTGCCTGGACACCATCGCCAACGACCCGGGCAGCCGCCGCATCCTGTTCCACGGCTGGAACTGTGCGCAGCTGGACGAAATGGCCCTGCCGCCGTGCCACCTGCTGTACCAGTTCCACCCGAATGTAGAGACGAAAGAGATTTCCCTGACCCTCTACATCCGCTCCAACGACCTGGGCCTGGGCACACCGTTCAACCTCACCGAAGGTGCGGCGCTGCTGTCGCTGTTCGGCCGCCTGACCGGCTATACCCCGCGCTGGTTCACCTACTTCATCGGCGATGCCCATGTGTATGAAAACCACCTGGACATGCTGAACGAGCAGCTCAAGCGCGAGCCGCTGGAAGCGCCGAAGCTGGTGATCAGTGACCGCGTGCCGGCGTTTGCCGAGACTGGGAAGTACGAGCCGGAGTGGCTGGAGAAGATCGAGCCGGGTGATTTCTGGCTGGAAGGGTATGAGCACCATGCACCGATGACGGCGCCGATGGCGGTCTGA
- a CDS encoding heavy metal translocating P-type ATPase: protein MNQPVSHEHKHDHHAHSCCGAAAAPAKVQLSEKASSHARLSRFRIDAMDCPTEQTLIQDKLGKLAGIEQLEFNLINRVLGVRHTLDGTGEIERAIDSLGMKAEPLGAEGDSAAAAPQPAKTRWWPLALSGVAAIAAEIVHFGALAPEWLVAALALAAILGCGLGTYKKGWIALKNRNLNINALMSIAVTGAVLIGQWPEAAMVMVLFTVAELIEARSLDRARNAISGLMQLTPDMATVQQADGQWREVEVREVAIGALVRVRPGERIGMDGEVTSGQSSVDQAPITGESLPVEKAVGDKLFAGTINQAGALEFRVTAGAGQSTLARIIKAVEEAQGARAPTQRFVDQFSRIYTPVVFAIALAVAVIPPLFMAAGWFDWIYRALVLLVVACPCALVISTPVTIVSGLAAAARKGILIKGGVYLEGGRHLDYLALDKTGTITHGKPVQTDAKVLVALFEDRAQALAASLGERSDHPVSRAIAQFGKAQGLALSEVDDFAALAGRGVRGTIAGEVYHLGNHRLVEELGLCSPELEAQLDALERQGKTVVLLLDRSGPLALFAVADTVKDSSRQAIAELHELGIKTVMLTGDNPHTAQAIAAVVGIDRAEGNLLPADKLNTIEALYAQGHRVGMVGDGINDAPALARAEIGFAMAAAGTDTAIETADVALMDDDLRKIPAFVRLSRQSAAILMQNIVLALGVKAIFLAITFAGMATLWMAVFADMGVSLLVVFNGLRLLRK from the coding sequence ATGAACCAGCCTGTCAGCCACGAACACAAGCACGATCACCACGCCCACAGCTGCTGTGGCGCTGCCGCTGCGCCCGCTAAAGTGCAACTGAGCGAGAAGGCCAGCAGCCACGCCCGCCTTAGCCGTTTCCGCATTGATGCCATGGACTGCCCCACCGAGCAGACCCTGATCCAGGACAAGCTGGGCAAGCTCGCCGGTATCGAGCAGTTGGAATTCAACCTGATCAACCGCGTGCTTGGCGTGCGCCACACCTTGGACGGCACCGGCGAGATCGAGCGGGCTATCGACAGCCTGGGCATGAAGGCCGAGCCCCTTGGCGCTGAAGGCGACAGCGCCGCCGCCGCACCACAGCCGGCCAAGACCCGCTGGTGGCCGCTGGCATTGTCGGGCGTTGCCGCCATCGCTGCCGAAATCGTGCACTTTGGCGCGCTGGCCCCGGAATGGCTGGTGGCAGCATTGGCGCTGGCAGCCATTCTTGGTTGCGGCCTTGGCACCTACAAGAAGGGCTGGATTGCCCTGAAAAACCGCAACCTCAACATCAACGCGCTGATGAGCATCGCCGTAACCGGTGCTGTATTGATCGGCCAGTGGCCGGAAGCAGCCATGGTGATGGTGCTGTTCACCGTAGCCGAGCTGATCGAAGCGCGCTCGCTGGACCGCGCGCGCAATGCCATCAGCGGGCTGATGCAGTTGACCCCGGACATGGCCACAGTGCAGCAGGCAGATGGCCAATGGCGCGAGGTAGAGGTGCGTGAGGTGGCCATCGGCGCCTTGGTGCGAGTGCGCCCCGGCGAACGTATCGGCATGGACGGTGAAGTGACCAGTGGGCAATCCAGCGTCGATCAGGCGCCGATCACCGGTGAAAGCCTGCCTGTTGAGAAGGCCGTGGGCGACAAGCTGTTCGCCGGTACCATCAACCAGGCGGGTGCGCTGGAGTTTCGCGTTACCGCCGGCGCCGGGCAATCCACCCTGGCGCGAATCATCAAGGCCGTGGAGGAGGCGCAAGGCGCGAGGGCACCTACCCAGCGCTTCGTCGACCAGTTCTCGCGTATCTACACCCCGGTAGTGTTCGCCATCGCCCTGGCTGTGGCGGTAATTCCGCCGCTGTTCATGGCCGCAGGCTGGTTCGACTGGATCTACCGCGCCCTGGTGCTGTTGGTGGTCGCTTGCCCGTGCGCCTTGGTGATCTCGACCCCGGTGACCATCGTCAGCGGCCTGGCTGCTGCTGCGCGCAAAGGCATCCTGATCAAGGGTGGCGTGTACCTGGAGGGCGGCCGCCACCTGGACTACCTGGCCCTGGACAAGACCGGCACCATCACCCACGGCAAGCCGGTGCAGACCGACGCCAAGGTACTGGTGGCGCTGTTTGAAGACCGCGCGCAAGCGCTGGCCGCCAGCCTGGGTGAACGTTCGGACCACCCTGTTTCCCGTGCCATTGCCCAGTTCGGCAAGGCGCAAGGGCTGGCCTTGAGCGAGGTCGATGACTTCGCCGCGCTGGCCGGGCGCGGCGTGCGTGGCACTATCGCTGGCGAGGTCTACCACCTGGGCAACCACCGCCTGGTCGAGGAGCTGGGGCTGTGCTCACCCGAGCTGGAAGCCCAGTTGGATGCGCTGGAGCGCCAAGGCAAGACCGTGGTGCTGCTACTCGACCGCAGCGGCCCACTGGCCCTGTTTGCCGTGGCCGATACGGTCAAGGACAGCAGCCGCCAGGCCATCGCCGAACTGCATGAGCTGGGCATCAAGACTGTCATGCTGACCGGTGACAATCCGCATACCGCGCAGGCCATCGCCGCCGTGGTGGGTATCGACCGCGCCGAAGGCAACCTGCTGCCTGCCGACAAGCTGAACACCATCGAAGCCTTGTACGCACAGGGCCATCGTGTGGGCATGGTGGGTGACGGCATCAACGACGCCCCGGCCCTGGCCCGTGCCGAAATCGGTTTTGCCATGGCCGCCGCCGGCACCGACACCGCCATCGAAACTGCCGATGTGGCGTTGATGGACGACGACTTGCGCAAAATCCCGGCGTTCGTCAGGCTGTCGCGCCAAAGTGCGGCGATCCTCATGCAGAACATCGTTCTGGCGTTGGGCGTCAAGGCGATATTCCTGGCGATTACCTTTGCCGGCATGGCCACCCTGTGGATGGCGGTGTTTGCCGACATGGGCGTGAGCCTGCTGGTGGTGTTCAACGGCTTGCGCCTTTTGCGCAAATAG
- a CDS encoding DUF2269 domain-containing protein, translated as MEHLTTLKTLHIIATALLLLGALGLAIWTVRARRQGDAEAYAKLLRRPLVFVWLVMGVCLVSMPFTGWWLVHLVGWPLGQTWVLASSVIYTFGAFAVWWLLVRLNRLRKAEVVGLRFTLALAVFSGVCFLSIAGLMGAKPV; from the coding sequence ATGGAACACCTGACCACACTAAAAACCCTGCACATCATCGCCACGGCCCTGCTGTTGTTGGGCGCCCTGGGCCTGGCGATCTGGACCGTGCGCGCCCGCCGACAGGGCGATGCCGAGGCCTACGCCAAGCTGCTGCGTCGGCCGTTGGTGTTCGTCTGGCTGGTGATGGGGGTGTGCCTGGTGAGCATGCCGTTCACCGGGTGGTGGCTGGTGCACCTGGTGGGCTGGCCGCTGGGGCAGACCTGGGTGTTGGCTTCCAGCGTTATCTATACCTTCGGCGCCTTTGCCGTGTGGTGGCTGCTGGTGCGGCTGAACCGGCTGCGCAAGGCCGAAGTGGTGGGGTTGCGGTTTACCTTGGCGCTGGCGGTGTTCAGTGGAGTGTGCTTCCTGTCCATCGCGGGGCTGATGGGTGCCAAGCCAGTCTGA
- a CDS encoding NRDE family protein, whose translation MCLIVFAWRPGHALPLIVAANRDEFYARPTQPLAAWEDSPGVHAGRDLEAGGTWLGVGPQGRFAALTNIRDPGQPLGPRSRGELVAAYLQGELGVEAYLDQVAGRSEQYSGFNLLVGDGQQLGYLHARDAAPRLLGAGVYGLSNAGLDSPWPKLVKARSGLEALLETPEPTRLLALLADGEPAAEGDLPETGVGMATEKLLSSVFIASQNYGTRASTVLIVDDQGRRQLIERSFGPFGGHLGEVELSV comes from the coding sequence ATGTGCCTGATCGTATTTGCCTGGCGGCCGGGGCATGCCCTGCCGCTGATCGTCGCGGCCAACCGCGACGAATTCTATGCCCGCCCTACCCAGCCCCTGGCAGCCTGGGAGGATAGCCCTGGGGTGCATGCCGGGCGCGACCTGGAGGCCGGCGGTACCTGGCTGGGCGTAGGCCCGCAGGGGCGCTTTGCCGCGCTGACCAACATCCGCGACCCGGGCCAGCCGCTGGGGCCGCGCTCGCGGGGTGAACTGGTAGCGGCTTACCTACAGGGTGAGTTGGGGGTCGAGGCTTATCTGGACCAGGTGGCCGGTCGCAGCGAACAGTATTCGGGGTTCAACCTGTTGGTGGGTGATGGGCAGCAACTGGGTTACCTGCATGCCCGTGATGCGGCGCCACGCCTGCTGGGGGCTGGGGTGTACGGGCTGTCCAATGCCGGGCTGGATTCGCCGTGGCCGAAGCTGGTGAAGGCGCGTAGCGGGCTGGAGGCGTTGCTCGAAACGCCGGAGCCGACGCGATTGCTGGCGTTGCTGGCTGATGGAGAGCCTGCGGCTGAAGGGGATCTACCGGAGACAGGCGTGGGGATGGCGACCGAGAAGTTGCTATCGAGTGTGTTTATTGCCAGCCAGAATTACGGGACCCGGGCCAGCACCGTGTTGATTGTGGATGATCAGGGAAGAAGGCAGCTTATTGAGCGTAGTTTCGGGCCCTTTGGTGGGCATCTGGGGGAAGTGGAGCTGTCGGTCTGA
- the cadR gene encoding cadmium resistance transcriptional regulator CadR: MKIGELAKATDCAVETIRYYERENLLPAPARTEGNYRLYTQAHVERLTFIRNCRTLDMTLDEIRSLLRLRDSPDDSCGSVNALIDEHIEHVQARIDGLVALQEQLVELRRRCNAQGSECAILQQLETNGAVTVPDTEHSHVGRSHGH; this comes from the coding sequence ATGAAAATTGGAGAACTGGCGAAAGCCACCGACTGTGCGGTGGAAACCATCCGCTACTACGAACGTGAAAACCTGCTGCCGGCGCCTGCACGTACCGAAGGCAACTACCGGCTGTACACCCAGGCCCACGTGGAGCGGCTGACCTTCATCCGCAACTGCCGTACCCTGGACATGACCCTGGACGAAATCCGCAGCCTGCTGCGCCTGCGCGACAGCCCGGATGACTCATGCGGCAGCGTGAATGCGCTGATCGACGAGCATATCGAGCATGTGCAGGCGCGGATCGACGGTTTGGTGGCGTTGCAAGAGCAGCTGGTGGAGCTGCGGCGGCGCTGCAATGCGCAGGGGTCGGAATGCGCGATCTTGCAGCAACTGGAGACGAACGGGGCGGTAACGGTGCCGGATACCGAGCATTCGCATGTGGGGCGTAGCCACGGGCATTGA
- a CDS encoding RNA pyrophosphohydrolase — translation MIDPDGFRPNVGIILTNDAGQVLWARRINQDAWQFPQGGINPDETPEDALYRELNEEVGLERDDVEILACTRGWLRYRLPQRLVRTHSQPLCIGQKQKWFLLRLVSNEQRVRMDLTGKPEFDGWRWVSYWYPLGQVVTFKREVYRRALKELAPRLLTRD, via the coding sequence GTGATCGACCCGGATGGTTTTCGCCCCAATGTCGGGATCATTCTCACGAATGATGCCGGGCAGGTGCTATGGGCTCGCCGGATCAACCAGGATGCCTGGCAGTTTCCCCAGGGAGGTATCAACCCTGACGAGACGCCGGAAGATGCCCTGTACCGCGAGCTGAACGAAGAAGTTGGCCTTGAACGCGATGATGTGGAAATACTTGCCTGCACCCGCGGTTGGTTGCGTTATCGTTTACCCCAGCGACTGGTACGTACCCACAGCCAGCCGCTGTGCATCGGCCAGAAGCAGAAGTGGTTTTTGCTAAGGCTGGTCAGCAATGAACAGCGGGTGCGGATGGACCTGACCGGCAAGCCGGAATTCGACGGCTGGCGCTGGGTGAGCTATTGGTATCCGCTGGGCCAGGTTGTGACATTCAAGCGCGAGGTCTACCGACGCGCCCTGAAAGAGCTAGCACCGCGTCTGCTGACGCGCGACTGA
- a CDS encoding HAD-IB family hydrolase — MRLALFDLDNTLLGGDSDHAWGDYLCERGILDPVAYKQRNDGFYQEYLNGTLDLQAYLAFSMEILAATPVAQLDEWHRDFMRDCIEPIILPKALALLQQHRDAGDQLVIITATNRFVTAPIARRLGVRVLLATECEMHDGRYTGRSTDIPCFREGKVTRLERWMLENGFDLEDSYFYSDSMNDLPLLERVSHAVAVDPDPNLRAEAEKRGWPVISLRA; from the coding sequence ATGCGCCTGGCTTTATTCGACCTGGACAATACCCTCCTCGGTGGCGACAGCGACCATGCCTGGGGTGACTACCTCTGCGAGCGCGGCATCCTCGACCCGGTTGCCTACAAGCAACGCAACGATGGCTTCTACCAGGAATACCTCAACGGCACCCTGGACCTGCAGGCCTACCTGGCCTTTTCCATGGAGATACTGGCGGCGACGCCGGTGGCCCAGCTCGACGAATGGCACCGCGACTTCATGCGCGACTGCATCGAGCCGATCATCCTGCCCAAGGCTCTGGCCTTGCTGCAGCAGCATCGCGACGCGGGCGACCAGCTGGTGATCATCACCGCCACCAACCGCTTCGTCACCGCACCGATTGCCCGGCGCCTGGGAGTACGGGTATTGCTGGCGACTGAATGCGAGATGCACGACGGCCGCTATACCGGGCGTAGTACCGATATACCGTGTTTCCGTGAAGGCAAAGTGACGCGGCTGGAGCGCTGGATGCTGGAGAACGGTTTTGATCTGGAAGACAGCTACTTCTATAGCGACTCGATGAATGATCTGCCGTTGCTGGAGCGGGTGAGCCATGCGGTGGCGGTGGACCCCGATCCGAACCTGCGGGCCGAGGCAGAGAAACGAGGGTGGCCGGTGATTTCGCTGAGAGCCTGA
- the lgt gene encoding prolipoprotein diacylglyceryl transferase has protein sequence MLPYPQIDPVALAIGPLKIHWYGLMYLIGIGGAWLLASRRLNRFDPTWSREKLSDLVFWLSMGVIVGGRLGYVLFYDLHAYLANPTLIFEVWKGGMSFHGGFIGVMLAALWFGKRNNKSFFELMDFVAPLVPIGLGAGRIGNFINAELWGKATDVPWAMVFPPFSDPAQLPRHPSQLYQFALEGVALFVILWLYSRKPRPTMAVSGMFALFYGIFRFIVEFVRVPDAQLGYIAFGWLTMGQLLCVPMIVGGIFLIWLAYNRKPTAKPAV, from the coding sequence ATGCTGCCTTACCCGCAGATAGACCCCGTGGCCCTGGCCATCGGGCCGCTGAAAATTCATTGGTACGGCCTGATGTACCTGATCGGCATTGGTGGCGCCTGGCTGCTGGCCTCGCGCCGGCTGAACCGTTTCGACCCCACCTGGTCGCGCGAAAAGCTTTCCGACCTGGTGTTCTGGCTATCGATGGGGGTGATCGTCGGTGGCCGGCTGGGTTACGTGCTGTTCTACGACCTGCATGCGTACCTGGCCAATCCGACGCTGATCTTCGAGGTATGGAAGGGCGGCATGTCGTTCCATGGCGGCTTCATCGGCGTGATGTTGGCGGCCTTGTGGTTCGGCAAGCGCAACAACAAGTCGTTCTTCGAACTGATGGACTTCGTTGCCCCGCTGGTGCCGATCGGCCTGGGTGCCGGGCGCATCGGCAACTTCATCAACGCCGAGCTGTGGGGCAAGGCGACCGACGTGCCGTGGGCAATGGTTTTCCCGCCGTTCAGCGACCCTGCCCAGTTGCCCCGTCATCCGTCGCAGCTGTACCAGTTTGCCCTGGAAGGTGTGGCATTATTCGTGATTCTCTGGTTGTACTCGCGCAAACCGCGCCCGACCATGGCCGTTTCCGGCATGTTCGCGCTGTTCTACGGCATTTTCCGCTTCATCGTAGAGTTTGTGCGGGTTCCTGATGCCCAGCTTGGCTACATTGCATTCGGCTGGTTGACCATGGGTCAGTTGCTTTGCGTGCCGATGATCGTCGGCGGCATCTTCTTGATCTGGTTGGCCTACAACCGCAAACCTACGGCAAAACCAGCCGTATGA